Proteins encoded together in one Ptiloglossa arizonensis isolate GNS036 chromosome 9, iyPtiAriz1_principal, whole genome shotgun sequence window:
- the LOC143150924 gene encoding uncharacterized protein LOC143150924 produces MEFLAASRETAYDARSVSRITDHRRRYDVYQGNREYTETALTEPTNDYSSSSANSLDDLCRGHHRRMIADFNRETTNNHRDQYMVPTRDPRELNERILSLFNPQFLPNFNDMIMYVASQCDTRRSPPPRSRSMADGDDRFFRSSSYRKKRIAASSMFFRRGLTYEAARK; encoded by the coding sequence ATGGAGTTCCTCGCCGCGTCCAGGGAGACGGCATACGACGCGCGATCGGTGTCCAGGATCACCGATCACAGACGACGCTACGACGTCTACCAGGGTAACCGCGAGTACACCGAGACCGCGTTGACCGAGCCGACCAACGACTACAGCAGCAGCAGCGCGAACAGTCTCGACGATCTGTGTCGCGGCCATCATCGACGTATGATCGCCGACTTCAATCGCGAGACGACCAACAACCACCGTGACCAGTACATGGTGCCCACACGCGATCCCAGGGAACTGAACGAGAGGATCCTGTCGTTGTTCAATCCCCAATTCCTGCCGAACTTCAACGACATGATCATGTACGTGGCCAGCCAGTGCGATACCAGACGCAGCCCGCCTCCAAGGTCCCGTTCGATGGCCGACGGTGACGATCGTTTCTTCAGGAGCTCGAGCTACCGCAAGAAACGTATCGCCGCCAGCTCGATGTTCTTCCGGCGCGGACTGACGTACGAAGCGGCGCGCAAGTGA